A region of the Numenius arquata chromosome 29, bNumArq3.hap1.1, whole genome shotgun sequence genome:
tgggctggtgggaggtgtccctgcccagggcagagggttggaactggatgatctttaaggtcccttccaacccaaaccattctatgattctgtgaaggatgAAGGGCTGTGTAGTGGTGTGAGGACATGCACCGGAAGGAGGGCAGGTGCGTTGTGCGTTGGCTGGGAGGTGCGATACGTGTCCGTGGCAGATGTGCCGTGGGGGTGATGTGGTACAGGGTCTGTTGAAGGTGTGTGGCATGTTTCACCCTGCTTGCCTGCGCAGTTTGAGGGCTGTAACAAAGCCTACTCACGCCTGGAGAACCTCAAGACGCATCTACGCTCGCACACGGGTGAAAAACCCTACGTATGTGAACACGAGGGTTGCAACAAGGCCTTCTCCAATGCTTCCGACCGGGCCAAGCATCAAAACCGTACTCACTCCAATGAGGTACTGACCCCTCTGGGGCTCCTTGCACCCCTTTGGGCTCCCCTTATGCTTCCTGATCAGTCCTGGACTCTGTAAACTCCTTGCatccctgttttggttttttgtttggttggttttcttgggtttttttttttcccctgtgtgtcCCAATTCCCTCCTCGCCTGCTCTAATAACGTatggcctcctgctccctgttCCCACCAGGGTCCCTTTACCGCCTGTCCTGCTCCTGTGAGGCACCATCCTTGCAATTCTTCCTCTGGCTCCCTATGAcctcttccaaggccctgcttgGAAGCACCTGAGCTGCCCCTTCCAAGGGGACTCAGCTTCTTCGATCCCTTCCCACCCTCAGTTCCCTCAGTTCCCGGGCCGACtcgagagggaagggagggggattTATTTCATGCCCATCCGGTCCTTTGTTGGCAGGGGTCTCTAGTCGGAGCTGACACCTTCCCTCCACTGTTCCTACCTTTTTTCCCTGGCAGAAGCCTTATGTGTGCAAGATTCCAGGCTGCACCAAGCGCTACACAGACCCCAGTTCCCTGCGCAAACACGTGAAGACAGTGCATGGTCCTGATGCCCATGTCACCAAGAAGCACCGAGGGGACGTCGTGCCAGGCCGGGCGCTTCCCACCCCCAGTGGCCCCCCAGACATGAAGCAGGAGAAAGACACAAATGGCCCTGCTGAGGGCAGGAAGGATGACGGCAAACTCTTGGTGCCTGACTTGGCCTTGGTAAGGAGCTGGGGGGTGCAACGGCAGAGGGAGTCCGGGCCAGACCTGTTGGAGGAGCCACTTTGCGTGGTAGGGGAGTCACCTCCACGTCTGGCAGGGTGCGGGCTCACAGATTGCACGAAGTTGTGTAGTGGATATCGTCTGACCCCCCCCTTTTTCTTGGTTAACGTTTTGGGTGCCACCTAGaagccacagcccagcccaggcgGGCAATCGTCGTGCAGCAGTGACCATTCCCCGCTTGGCAGCACCACTAACAATGACAGCGGGGTGGAGATGGCGGGCAACGCAGGCGGGAGCTACGAGGATCTGTCCACACTGGAGGATGTGGTGCCCGGTGAGCCCATGGGCACCTCGGGGCTCATGGCCCTCCACAAGCTAGAAAATCTTCGCATTGACAAACTGAAGCAGATGAGGAAGCCGTCGGCTACGAAGGGCCTGAATTTGCCGGCCATCCCTGGAGCCGGTGAGACTGTGGTTCCCTCCCACCCCGATGCAGGGccagtcatggaatcatagaatcatagaatggtcagagttggaagggaccttaaagatcatccagtcccaacccccctgccatgggcagggacacctccaccagagcaggttgctccaagccccatccagcctggccttgaacccctccagggatggggcatccacagcttccccgggcaacctgttccagtgcctcaccaccctcacaggaaagaatttcctcctaatacctaatctccatctcccctcttccaatttaaaaccgttaccccttgacCCACGGTCACCCACAGTCCCGTGGGCACGGTGTCAAGAGGGGTCTGGTTTGCAGCCGGAGAAGTTTCCACATCTTCCTTTCACTCGTGGTGGACCCCCCATGTCTGGGCTGtctttggactcaatgatcttaaaggtcttttccaacctggaaaaggttggactagatgatctatatggtcccttccaactctaaaaaaaattcagtgaaattcagtgaaacctaaACGATTCTAAATTTTCTGCCCCCTCTTTGTTGGCACCGGTTGAACCCGCTTCCCGTCCTACCAGGCACTAAACCGCGGAGGAGGCCACATCCCGGTACTGGATGCTTTGACCGCCGGTGCCGTGCTGTTGTGTCCTAAGTGTCCTGGTGtaacttctccttttctttcctcaggcCTGCCCGGAGAGGTGCCCGGGGTCTCCGTGCCACCCCCAGCCGCCTCGCACCGGCGCGTTGCAGAGCTGTCGGCGGCAGAGATGGCCGTGCCACCCAACGAGCGCCGGAGCAGTGTCACCAGCACCGTAAGCTCAGCCTACACGGTGAGCCGGCGCTCGTCCCTGGTGTCCCCGTACCTGGCTGGGCCGTGCCTGGGTGGCAACGAGGCAGGGGCAATGCCCGGGGGGACAGGCCTGGCAGACGGCTATGATCCCATCTCTCCGGACGCCTCGCGACGCTCCAGTGATGGCAGCCACTGTGGAGGGCTACCAGGCGTGGGCAACCTCACCCCGGCCCAACGCTACCGTCTCAAGGCCAAATACGCTGCGGCCACGGGTGGCCCGCCTCCGACCCCACTGCCCAACAGGGAACGGGTGGGCATGGGTGGCCACGGCATCTTACCCGGGGACTACCTCGGGCCGGCCGAACCCTGCTACCTCGCCAACGGTTTGCTGCGAAGGCACAGTTCCAACGACTACCCCGGCTACGCAGGCAGCGTTCCCCCTCACCTGGTGCCTCGGAACAGCGTGCGGCGGGCCAGCGACCCTGCCCGGACCACGGCCAACCCTCACGCCGTGCCCAAAGTGCATCGTTTTAAAAGCATGGGTAACGTGAACGTGCCAGGAGCGGGCAGAACTGCTCTGCAGCCTTTAAGCGGTTCTGATGCCAACCTTCAGCGCCACGTCTTCTCCCCGCGCCCACCCAGCATCAGTGAAAACGTCTTCTTGGAGAATGTGAGCGTAGAAGGTCCTGGCCCGGGCCCAGAGTCTGGCTTCCTGGAGATGGAACAGTATTTGAACTACCCCGAGGAAAGCTTCCCGTGCCAGGGGACAAGCGTGGAGCTCCAGTGCGAAGGCCTCTATGGCAGCACTCATCGGACCACGGCGGGGGTGCAGCTGAATCCGGGAGGGCACGGGGACGCGGAGAAGGGGTTGCTTCAGCCTGAGCTCTCCCTCCCCCAGTGCCAGGTGAACCAGCACTTCGCAAGTATGAACGCTGGCGACAGGACCGTACCAGCTACTTGGGATGAACCTCCCCAAGGCGGTCTGGAAATGAGTCCTGGGCAGTTCGGCGTCAGTGCCTCTGCCGCCGCCACGTCTGGGCCACATTGTCACCGTCAAAGTACTGAGTACCCACTACCCGGTTTTTGCGGGCAGCAACCCAAACTTGTGAGCTCGTGCCAGGACGGTGAATTTTCTACAGGGCACCGGTTTAACCGACTACAGATCAAATCTGAGCAGCGGTACCCAGCACCTGCCCCAGCGCTCGCTTCCTGCCAGAATGCCAAGCTTGCTGGCTCCGTGCCACCTCCTGCATCGTTTGGCCAAGCCATGAACGTAGCTCCTGGCGGTTGTTACCAGTCTGAGGGACAGGCGCCCGTCGCTTACATGGGCGTGTTGAGCCCGGGTGGTAGAAGAGTCCAGAGCCCCGCCGTGCAGACCAAAGAACTGATGGTCCGTAGCTACGTGCAGGCCCAGCAGGCTCTGATGTGGGGAGACCAACTCCCCTCCAAAGATGGGGAGGCTGGCGTGGGGATGACCGGTGAACCTGGGCAGTGCCAAGCCGTGCAAGCCCCGTCGTACCTCAGCCCCAAGTACTCTGGTTACCAAACCAAACCAGATCACCTGCAGGGTCTGGCGGAGACCCGACACCTCCTAAACGCCCCGTGCTTCAACCCAGAGATGGTGCCGCATCCGCCTGGCGGCCCTAAACCCTCTGGTCACCAAAACAGCCTGAACTACGCGGGCAACCTGCCCCAGCCGAGTCGTTCCTACGAGGGAATGGAAGCCGGCTCCCGGCGTGTACTTCGCTtgccgcccgcccgctccgcaCTCGAGGGTCCCGGTAACGCCCTGGCGTATTacccagcccaggacacacattTACAGGTGGGCAAAGGTGGGCATAAGCTGCTGGGCCAAACGGCAGCAAGCTGCGGGGGTACGGGGAATTACGGTGGGAGTTTGGAAGGACTCAAAGGCAGCTCCTGTTACTACCCGGATTCGGGGGAGCAGGTGGCGAACAGCCTGGATTCCCTGGACCTGGAGAATACGCACCTTGACTTTGCTGCCATTGTGGAAGATCCGGAGCCACCCGGGTCCCCGAGCCCTGCCGGTGGCCTCCTGCTTCCCGCGTCTGGTGGTGCCAACATGGCTGTGGGTGACATGAGCTCCATGTTGAGTACTCTGGCAGGGGAGAGCCATTTCCTCAACTCCCTCTGCTAACCGAGAGGTACCAGCCATCAGGTGGGCACGTCTGCAACCCGAGGGGGCAGACCGCATTTGGGCAGAGGCCTGAAATCCTTTCTCACGTGCAGATTTAtgcctgggggagggagagggggggtaAAGGGGGAGAAACACCCCTGGAGTCTCCCCTTCTCCCGTTTGTCAGCGTCAGGCTCTTTCAGGGAAGGAACGTTGCTGGGTCCCAGGCACGGCCACAACCCTGATCAGGTACTTCAGGTCACCTcttcggggggggggacacactttTTATACTGAGCCCTTTCATTCCAGCGCTTGGaacctttccctgcctccccccggcCCGATGGACGCGGTGGCCCCGCCAGGGTCTCGATGTCGAAACCAAAGAGTTTTaccctccccatccctgtgggCAGGCCCCATCCCTATGTTCCCACTGTCATCGTGGTgtcatcaccccccccccccccccccccttaaatccCACTCAGTCTTGGTCTCACCACatggatggggcggggggggggggggctttgggtgCTTGGCACTGCCTGTGTCGCTCTGTACGTAGCGTGCGGACGTGGATGTCTCTCCTGTGGGTTTCAGCCtctttatttgaaagaaacagCGGTGCCGCTCCTCCCCATTAAACCCGTTCTCAGGGGAAGAGCGagctctgtgcttttttttttttttaatcactacaGATGGGCTGCAAACTGGAGCCCTGTGCAGTGTACGCAcagtacacacagacacacacactacacacagacacacactacacacagacacacactacACACActgtcctcccctccctccttccctcgtCCGGCACCAAGACCCGCTCCTGCCCGGGGTCGCAGAAGTGCTCCCTGCTTTAAATTAGGGATCCGGCCGTACCCCCAACCTGCATGGGAAACCGCACACCGATTCCAACCGCAGAGGGAAGggcagagctctgtgtgtgtgggtcacggcaaccccaggcacaaatccaggttgggcagagaatggatggagagcagccctgaggagaaggaacttgggggtgttggtgggtgagaaccTCAACGTGAGTGGGCaacgtgcgctcacagcccagaaagccccccccaacatcccgggctgcatccccagccccgtggccagcagggcgaggggggggattctgcccctctgctccgctctggggagacccccaccccaagtgctgcctccagctctggggccaccaacatcaggaggacatggacctgttggagcggggccagaggaggccacggagatgctgggagggctggagcccctctgctgggaggacaggccgagagagttgggggggttcagcctggagaagagaaggctccggggagaccttggagccccttccagtccctaaaggggctccaggaaagctggggggggacgactcatgatcagggaggggagcgatgggacgagggggaagggtttgacactgaaagaggggagactgagcggagatgtggggaagaacttctttggtgtgagggtggtgagagcctggcccaggttgcccagagaagctgtggctgccccatccctggaggggttcaaggccaggttggagggggcttggagcaacctgggctggtgggaggtgtccctgcccagggcagggggatgggaccggatgggctttaaggtcccttcccacccaaatcctTCTATGATTCCATGTACATTTGGAGGCATGGTCTCGAGGTACGGCTCAGTGCCTCTGGGGCTGTGCCAGGATCTGAGACTTTTCCTTCAGGCCATCTTGGCCTCTCTGGGGTTTACACTTGGCTCTTCCTTGGCATtgggctgcacacacacacacacacacacacacccccccgaaGCCCATCCCATAGACCCCAGGGTACCCCCAAGTCCTGTTGTGAAGCCCCCCCACGGAATGTGCTTGGTTCTCCCTTAACGTGGGTGACTCCGCCCCCTCGGGCCCACCTCCCGCCCCCTcagtttagactggacattaggaaagaatttttcacagaaagagtggtcgggcattggaacgggctgcccagggagggggtcgaggcaccatccctggatgagtttaagagtcgcttagatgtggtgttgggggatgtggtgtaggggagaactttgtagagtagggtagatggttggactcgatgatcccgagggtcttttccaacctggatgattctatgattctatgattattcccttgggagaagaggccaacacccacctctccgcaccctccttccaggtggctgtagagggcaatgaggtctcccctcagcctcctcttctccaaagagttccctcagcctctcctcgtgtgacttgttctccagcccCCTCACAGCTTGGtgcctctcctctggacacgctccggcAGCTCGGAGGCCATGGCagcggctgcccgggctgcgagcggggacagggcggAGAACGGGAAGCCCCGCCCGCCGGTGAGCGGTTACGGTCCCCGGCCGGATGGAaccgggctgagagcggtcaccgctcatcaCCCTAATGAGGGCTCGGACGATTTTAAGGGAGTGCTGCCCCCCGGCGGCCAAAGGCCGGTACTGCGGGCGGGGGGCCGCGCACGCGCAGCGGAACCACCCACCTCCCGCTCGTCCCCGCCCCCGGGCGGCGCTTGGCGTCACTTCCGCAGCTCGGGCGCACGCGCTGTTCCGCCGAGGCCGGGCCGGCGCCGGGCCCGAGGGCAAACCGACCCCTCCGGGGCCATTAGTGCTCCCGTACCGGCTGCAACCGCGCGCCACCGGCCCCGGAAGTGCCCGTCAGTCTCCCGGAAGTTCATCTCTATGGCCTTTCGGTCCTCCGGGGCACCGGAAGTGCCCATCGGCTCCCTGGAAATTCGTCTCTATGGCCTTTCGGTCCTCCGGGGCACCGGAAgtgcccgtcagtcctccggccTCTAGTCTCTATGATCCCGCGGATCTCCAGGGCACCGGAAGTGCCTATCAGCTCCCTGGAAATTCGTCTCTATGGCCTTTCGGTCCTCCGGGGCACCGGCAGAGCC
Encoded here:
- the GLI1 gene encoding zinc finger protein GLI1; the encoded protein is MFNPVTSPATGYAERCCLRPPHGPAPGGPGPQGLDFPLCHQSNLASSHRGYGLVPGTEHPGGGDGSRFSTPRGAGKLGKKRALSISPLSDSSIDLQTVIRTSPNSLVAFINSRCASAGGSYGHLSISTISPSLGYQSPPGQQKGQGHLYSHTPPPPPCSSHEHPSTRPGLLHHAPARGTLKHCQQLKLEWSLSSPLTVKHPEERSECDISSPASTGTQDPLLGLLDVREDLEKEDGKPESEAVYETNCYWDGCAKEFETQEQLVHHINNEHIHGEKKEFVCHWAACSREQRPFKAQYMLVVHMRRHTGEKPHKCTFEGCNKAYSRLENLKTHLRSHTGEKPYVCEHEGCNKAFSNASDRAKHQNRTHSNEKPYVCKIPGCTKRYTDPSSLRKHVKTVHGPDAHVTKKHRGDVVPGRALPTPSGPPDMKQEKDTNGPAEGRKDDGKLLVPDLALKPQPSPGGQSSCSSDHSPLGSTTNNDSGVEMAGNAGGSYEDLSTLEDVVPGEPMGTSGLMALHKLENLRIDKLKQMRKPSATKGLNLPAIPGAGLPGEVPGVSVPPPAASHRRVAELSAAEMAVPPNERRSSVTSTVSSAYTVSRRSSLVSPYLAGPCLGGNEAGAMPGGTGLADGYDPISPDASRRSSDGSHCGGLPGVGNLTPAQRYRLKAKYAAATGGPPPTPLPNRERVGMGGHGILPGDYLGPAEPCYLANGLLRRHSSNDYPGYAGSVPPHLVPRNSVRRASDPARTTANPHAVPKVHRFKSMGNVNVPGAGRTALQPLSGSDANLQRHVFSPRPPSISENVFLENVSVEGPGPGPESGFLEMEQYLNYPEESFPCQGTSVELQCEGLYGSTHRTTAGVQLNPGGHGDAEKGLLQPELSLPQCQVNQHFASMNAGDRTVPATWDEPPQGGLEMSPGQFGVSASAAATSGPHCHRQSTEYPLPGFCGQQPKLVSSCQDGEFSTGHRFNRLQIKSEQRYPAPAPALASCQNAKLAGSVPPPASFGQAMNVAPGGCYQSEGQAPVAYMGVLSPGGRRVQSPAVQTKELMVRSYVQAQQALMWGDQLPSKDGEAGVGMTGEPGQCQAVQAPSYLSPKYSGYQTKPDHLQGLAETRHLLNAPCFNPEMVPHPPGGPKPSGHQNSLNYAGNLPQPSRSYEGMEAGSRRVLRLPPARSALEGPGNALAYYPAQDTHLQVGKGGHKLLGQTAASCGGTGNYGGSLEGLKGSSCYYPDSGEQVANSLDSLDLENTHLDFAAIVEDPEPPGSPSPAGGLLLPASGGANMAVGDMSSMLSTLAGESHFLNSLC